In the Gossypium raimondii isolate GPD5lz chromosome 9, ASM2569854v1, whole genome shotgun sequence genome, one interval contains:
- the LOC105799019 gene encoding F-box/kelch-repeat protein At1g30090 — MQRVRFSSQKAPVHKLGDSQMTLSPKFRLAVIQSSLLNPSLEFELSLQGEPLIPGLPDDVALNCLLRLPVENHGACRVVCKRWHLLLGNKERFFTRRKELGFKDPWLFVFAFHKCTGKIQWQVLDLTHFSWHTIPAMPCKDKVCPHGFRCVSIPREGSLFVCGGMVSDVDCPLDMVLKYEIHKNRWTVMNKMNTARSFFASEVINGMIYVAGGNSGDLFELDSAEVLDPEKGNWHSIASMGTNMASYDSAVLNGKLLVTEGWLWPFFVSPRGQVYDPRTNNWESMAVGLREGWTGSSVVVYGHLFVVSELERMKLKVYDPDSDSWETIEGPPLPEQIRKPFAVNACDNKIYVVGRNLHVAVGYISSLNQTSNSEKKWSFRVRWLVIDAPDRLSDLTPSSSQVLFA, encoded by the coding sequence ATGCAAAGGGTTCGGTTTTCGTCCCAAAAGGCGCCCGTTCATAAGTTAGGGGATTCTCAGATGACATTATCCCCCAAATTTAGATTAGCTGTGATTCAGTCTTCATTGTTGAATCCTTCATTAGAGTTTGAGTTGTCTCTTCAAGGAGAACCACTTATCCCGGGCCTTCCCGATGATGTGGCTCTTAATTGTCTCCTCCGGCTTCCAGTTGAGAACCATGGAGCTTGTAGAGTCGTCTGCAAGCGATGGCATCTTCTGCTTGGTAATAAAGAGCGATTTTTCACTCGAAGGAAGGAACTCGGTTTCAAAGACCCTTGGCTCTTTGTGTTCGCCTTCCACAAATGCACAGGGAAAATCCAATGGCAAGTTCTCGACCTTACTCACTTCTCATGGCATACCATCCCAGCGATGCCGTGCAAAGACAAAGTTTGTCCCCATGGTTTTAGGTGTGTTTCGATTCCTCGTGAGGGTTCTCTATTTGTTTGTGGGGGTATGGTCTCTGACGTGGATTGCCCCCTTGACATGGtgttgaagtatgaaattcatAAAAACCGTTGGACTGTGATGAATAAGATGAATACTGCTAGATCGTTTTTTGCTAGTGAAGTGATTAATGGTATGATATATGTTGCTGGAGGAAACAGTGGAGATCTTTTCGAGCTTGACTCAGCCGAGGTTTTAGATCCCGAAAAGGGGAATTGGCACTCAATTGCAAGCATGGGGACAAATATGGCATCTTATGATTCTGCAGTTCTCAATGGAAAACTTCTTGTGACCGAAGGCTGGTTGTGGCCGTTTTTCGTCTCTCCGAGGGGTCAGGTTTACGATCCAAGAACTAATAATTGGGAAAGTATGGCTGTAGGTTTGAGAGAAGGCTGGACCGGGTCAAGTGTAGTGGTCTATGGTCACTTGTTTGTTGTTTCTGAGCTTGAAAGAATGAAGCTTAAGGTTTATGATCCTGACAGTGATTCTTGGGAAACAATCGAAGGTCCCCCATTACCGGAGCAGATACGCAAACCTTTTGCTGTCAATGCATgcgataataaaatatatgtcgTTGGTCGGAACCTTCACGTTGCTGTGGGCTATATCTCGAGCCTGAACCAAACAAGCAACTCAGAGAAGAAGTGGAGCTTCAGAGTTCGGTGGCTTGTTATTGACGCCCCAGATCGTTTATCGGACTTGACACCCTCGAGTTCTCAGGTTCTTTTTGCTTAG